In one Acidimicrobiia bacterium genomic region, the following are encoded:
- a CDS encoding DUF177 domain-containing protein, whose translation MTSLRTNVADLLHRPGSRRTLRLEVRVSGLAVSGSSVPGDAPLALDVLLERVPEGIVVRGAVVAPWRAACSRCLGPVEGSVRCELQELFEADPLEGETYPLEHDHVDLGLPVRDAVLLELPAAPLCRPDCAGLCPQCGADRNTAPCSCEPDPVDPRWAALSQLEL comes from the coding sequence CGCACCAACGTCGCTGACCTGCTCCACCGCCCCGGCTCGCGCCGGACGCTCCGGCTCGAGGTCCGGGTGAGCGGGCTCGCGGTCTCCGGATCGAGCGTCCCCGGCGACGCGCCCCTCGCCCTCGACGTGCTGCTCGAGCGCGTCCCCGAGGGGATCGTCGTGCGCGGTGCGGTGGTGGCGCCCTGGCGGGCGGCGTGCAGCCGGTGCCTCGGTCCGGTCGAGGGGTCCGTGCGGTGCGAGCTGCAGGAGCTCTTCGAGGCCGACCCCCTCGAGGGCGAGACGTACCCGCTCGAGCACGACCACGTCGACCTCGGGCTCCCGGTGCGGGACGCCGTGCTGCTCGAGCTCCCGGCCGCGCCCCTCTGCCGGCCCGACTGCGCGGGACTGTGCCCGCAGTGCGGCGCCGACCGCAACACCGCCCCCTGTTCGTGCGAGCCCGACCCCGTCGACCCCCGCTGGGCGGCGCTGTCGCAGCTCGAGCTCTGA
- the rpmF gene encoding 50S ribosomal protein L32, with translation MAVPKRKTPRSKTRTRRASNWRLAAPARSLCPNCGAAKLPHTVCGNCGWYRGRQVLEVD, from the coding sequence ATGGCCGTCCCGAAGCGCAAGACCCCCCGCAGCAAGACCCGGACCCGGCGGGCGTCGAACTGGCGCCTCGCGGCACCCGCGCGGTCGCTGTGCCCGAACTGCGGGGCTGCGAAGCTGCCGCACACGGTGTGCGGCAACTGCGGCTGGTACCGCGGTCGTCAGGTCCTCGAGGTGGACTAA
- the plsX gene encoding phosphate acyltransferase PlsX encodes MSRTRVAVDAMGGDRAPDEIVAGALRAHDEADVDVLLVGREELIRPLLPGGEPPDGVELLHAGDVIAMHDDPASSVRTRKDASLVRCAEAVRDGRAQAMVGAGNTGATMAAALLRMGRIKGIARPGIGLLIPRPGMHAQLLVDSGATTDADPEWLVQFAAMGATYARIRLGLAEPTIGLLSNGEEPGKGDELRKKTYALLEGTPGFVGNVEGRDLMSPRPDVVVTDGFTGNVALKSIEGAVKMVAGLVFGVLAREDIAEAAQAVMPALLEVAADLDPDATGGAMLLGVNGVCVISHGSSSATAIVNAARVARDCVAADIVARLEEAAGRAG; translated from the coding sequence ATGAGTCGCACCCGGGTCGCGGTCGACGCCATGGGGGGAGACCGCGCCCCGGACGAGATCGTCGCCGGTGCGCTGCGTGCGCACGACGAGGCCGACGTCGACGTGCTCCTCGTCGGCCGGGAGGAGCTGATCCGTCCGCTGCTGCCGGGCGGTGAGCCGCCCGACGGCGTCGAGCTGCTGCACGCGGGCGACGTCATCGCGATGCACGACGATCCCGCGTCGTCCGTGCGCACACGGAAGGACGCGTCGCTGGTCCGGTGCGCCGAGGCCGTGCGCGACGGGCGCGCGCAGGCGATGGTCGGCGCCGGCAACACCGGAGCCACGATGGCGGCCGCGCTCCTGCGGATGGGGCGGATCAAGGGGATCGCCCGTCCCGGGATCGGGCTCCTCATCCCGCGGCCCGGCATGCACGCGCAGCTGCTCGTCGACAGCGGTGCCACGACGGACGCGGACCCCGAGTGGCTCGTGCAGTTCGCGGCGATGGGCGCGACCTACGCGCGCATCAGGCTCGGGCTCGCGGAGCCGACGATCGGTCTCCTGTCGAACGGCGAGGAGCCCGGCAAGGGCGACGAGCTGCGCAAGAAGACGTACGCGCTGCTCGAGGGCACACCCGGGTTCGTCGGCAACGTCGAGGGGCGCGACCTCATGTCGCCGCGTCCGGACGTCGTCGTGACCGACGGGTTCACCGGGAACGTCGCGCTGAAGTCCATCGAGGGCGCGGTCAAGATGGTCGCCGGTCTCGTGTTCGGCGTGCTGGCGCGCGAGGACATCGCCGAAGCGGCCCAGGCGGTGATGCCGGCGCTGCTCGAGGTCGCCGCGGACCTCGACCCCGACGCGACCGGCGGGGCGATGCTGCTCGGCGTGAATGGCGTGTGTGTCATCTCGCACGGTTCGTCGTCGGCGACCGCGATCGTGAACGCGGCGCGCGTCGCGCGCGACTGCGTCGCCGCGGACATCGTCGCCCGGTTGGAGGAGGCGGCCGGCCGTGCCGGCTGA
- a CDS encoding acyl carrier protein has protein sequence MPAETHVARGPVDPDDVFRVVRAHLAEILSVDEDEITLDTRVVDDLHADELAILDLVEAVEEEMGERTVGFAIDDDDLVDLRTVRDYVEYVLERMRSTQS, from the coding sequence GTGCCGGCTGAGACGCACGTCGCGCGCGGCCCGGTCGACCCCGACGACGTCTTCCGTGTCGTGCGCGCGCACCTCGCGGAGATCCTCTCCGTCGACGAGGACGAGATCACGCTCGACACGCGCGTCGTCGACGACCTGCACGCCGACGAGCTCGCGATCCTCGACCTCGTCGAGGCCGTCGAGGAGGAGATGGGGGAGCGGACCGTCGGCTTCGCGATCGACGACGACGACCTCGTGGACCTCCGGACCGTCCGCGACTACGTCGAGTACGTCCTCGAACGGATGCGGAGCACGCAGTCGTGA
- the rnc gene encoding ribonuclease III: MSTDDHDRDGLVRLEERLGWPFRDRRRLLGALAHRSWCAEHPDTESNERLEFLGDAVLGLVVTDRVFALYPDLPEGELAKVRAAVVNAEVLAELAVEVGLGSELLLGKGEDASGGRSKPSILSDAMEAVIAAVYLDGGWSAANELVLRLLAGRIALAAAGPGGHDYKTRLQELAARRFDRLPRYQVAGHGPDHAKRFVATVMLDGEARGTGEGRSKKQAEQAAAKAAWLWLCALDESAKEDEPVAAEGREHEGESDAGAA, encoded by the coding sequence GTGAGCACGGACGACCACGACCGCGACGGCCTCGTCCGGCTCGAGGAGCGGCTCGGGTGGCCGTTCCGGGACCGCCGTCGCCTGCTGGGCGCGCTCGCGCACCGGTCGTGGTGCGCGGAGCACCCCGACACCGAGTCGAACGAGCGCCTCGAGTTCCTGGGCGACGCCGTGCTCGGCCTCGTCGTGACCGACCGGGTGTTCGCGCTCTATCCCGACCTCCCCGAGGGCGAGCTCGCGAAGGTGCGCGCCGCGGTCGTCAACGCGGAGGTGCTCGCGGAGCTCGCGGTCGAGGTCGGACTCGGCTCGGAGCTGCTGCTCGGCAAGGGCGAGGACGCGTCCGGCGGGCGCTCGAAGCCGTCGATCCTCTCGGACGCGATGGAGGCCGTCATCGCGGCCGTCTACCTCGACGGCGGCTGGTCCGCCGCGAACGAGCTCGTGCTCCGGCTCCTCGCCGGACGGATCGCGCTGGCCGCCGCCGGACCCGGCGGGCACGACTACAAGACCCGTCTCCAGGAGCTCGCGGCACGCCGGTTCGACCGCCTGCCGCGCTACCAGGTCGCCGGCCACGGGCCCGACCACGCGAAGCGCTTCGTCGCGACGGTGATGCTCGACGGCGAGGCGCGCGGAACGGGCGAAGGGCGTTCGAAGAAGCAGGCCGAGCAGGCCGCGGCAAAAGCCGCGTGGTTGTGGCTGTGCGCGCTGGACGAGTCCGCGAAGGAGGACGAACCGGTGGCCGCTGAGGGCAGGGAACACGAAGGAGAGTCGGATGCCGGAGCTGCCTGA
- the mutM gene encoding bifunctional DNA-formamidopyrimidine glycosylase/DNA-(apurinic or apyrimidinic site) lyase: MPELPEVEVVRRDLEREVSGKRIKAVEVKGMRSIRRHQNRKQFVSRLEGVRITGVDRRGKYLLMRLEGGDVLVAHLGMSGQLLRAKSAKEALPKHTHVIITFTQGGQLRFIDPRTFGEMFVTSLDGIEHEVEELAHLGLDPLERNISWAQFGQLIAQRHTKLKTALMDQTFLAGIGNIYSDEILFEAGLRWDRMTDSLTEEEVRRLYRAMVEVLQEAVKHRGSSLADAQYVDVFGKPGEYQLHHNVYAREGEACRRCRRPLVRQRVGSRSTFFCEACQV; encoded by the coding sequence ATGCCGGAGCTGCCTGAGGTCGAGGTCGTCCGGCGCGACCTCGAACGCGAGGTGAGCGGCAAGCGGATCAAGGCCGTCGAGGTGAAGGGCATGCGCTCGATCCGGCGGCACCAGAACCGCAAGCAGTTCGTGTCGCGCCTCGAGGGCGTGCGCATCACCGGCGTGGACCGGCGCGGCAAGTACCTGTTGATGCGGCTCGAGGGCGGCGACGTGCTCGTCGCGCACCTCGGCATGTCCGGTCAGCTGCTGCGCGCGAAGTCCGCGAAGGAGGCCCTGCCGAAGCACACGCACGTCATCATCACGTTCACGCAGGGCGGGCAGCTGCGCTTCATCGACCCGCGCACGTTCGGCGAGATGTTCGTGACGTCGCTCGACGGCATCGAGCACGAGGTCGAGGAGCTCGCACACCTCGGTCTCGACCCGCTCGAGCGCAACATCTCGTGGGCCCAGTTCGGTCAGCTCATCGCGCAACGCCACACGAAGCTGAAGACCGCGCTGATGGACCAGACCTTCCTTGCCGGGATCGGCAACATCTACAGCGACGAGATCCTCTTCGAGGCCGGCCTGCGGTGGGACCGCATGACCGACTCGCTCACCGAGGAGGAGGTCAGGCGGCTCTACCGCGCGATGGTCGAGGTGCTGCAGGAGGCGGTGAAGCACCGCGGGTCGTCGCTCGCGGACGCGCAGTACGTCGACGTGTTCGGCAAGCCGGGCGAGTACCAGCTCCATCACAACGTGTACGCACGCGAGGGCGAGGCGTGCCGTCGCTGCCGGCGCCCGCTCGTGCGCCAGCGCGTCGGCAGCCGTTCGACGTTCTTCTGCGAGGCTTGCCAGGTGTGA
- a CDS encoding acylphosphatase codes for MRRHVVVHGRVQGVFFRDSCRRVARDLGVTGWVRNRADGAVEAAFEGARDAVDAMVRWCHDGPPRAHVTAVDVDDEQPAGESGFAIA; via the coding sequence GTGCGGCGGCACGTGGTCGTGCACGGTCGCGTGCAGGGCGTCTTCTTCCGCGACTCGTGTCGTCGCGTGGCGCGTGATCTCGGTGTGACGGGCTGGGTCCGCAACCGGGCCGACGGCGCGGTCGAAGCCGCGTTCGAGGGCGCACGTGACGCGGTCGACGCGATGGTGCGGTGGTGTCACGACGGACCGCCGCGCGCCCACGTCACCGCGGTCGACGTCGACGACGAGCAGCCGGCCGGCGAGTCGGGGTTCGCGATCGCGTGA